GAAAAAATATCGGAAATTCAAACTGGTCGTAACATACCTGTTGGCCTTCTGCTCCCTGGGGAGAAGGATGTTCAGCCCAACCGATTCACCTCCGCCCTCCATGGCGCCGCGATTGGCTGCCTCCATGAGGCCCGGCCCTCCGCCGGTGACTACGGCATAGCCTTCCTGCGCGAATCTGCGGCCGATTTTCCGGACCTTTTTGTAAAGCTCATCCCGCGGACGGCTTCGTGCCGAGCCGAAGATGGTCACCGAATCGGGAAGCTTTTCCATGATTTCCAGTCCCGTAACCATCTCGGCCATGATTCTGAACAAACGACGGTTGTCCATCTCCGCCTTGCGCAGCCTCTCGATGGCCGGATAGACCTCATGGCTCAGAAGATCGCCCATAAGCGAGAATATGAGATCTCTTGTCTCGTTGTTGTTCACACAGACTCCTTTCCAGTTTCCTTATCCCATGCACACGAACATATTCAGCTGAATGCTTTAAATGTACATGCCCACTTTATTTGCCATCCATATCAGAC
This genomic window from Deltaproteobacteria bacterium contains:
- a CDS encoding TIGR00730 family Rossman fold protein — encoded protein: MGDLLSHEVYPAIERLRKAEMDNRRLFRIMAEMVTGLEIMEKLPDSVTIFGSARSRPRDELYKKVRKIGRRFAQEGYAVVTGGGPGLMEAANRGAMEGGGESVGLNILLPREQKANRYVTTSLNFRYFFIRKVMFVKYAKALVIMPGGFGTMDELFESLTLKQTGKMHKFPIILFDSEYWGGLYDWMKKHMVKCGFLDDNELELLSISDDPEETVDLVCQFRRAQGEPYISYLEHDEFSEKI